The Cyclopterus lumpus isolate fCycLum1 chromosome 3, fCycLum1.pri, whole genome shotgun sequence genome includes the window ATCACATCAGGCATGTGCAGCACGATTCCCCCGAGATAAGGCGTCGCCATCGTTCACACACCGTGCCGGGGAAATTAAGACGTGCCAGCCCTGGGCTTGACCATGTCCTTGGATCAGGTGGTTAAACTGGAATTATGGAGGCCAGTCAATGTATGAGAACTTCTGTCCCTGCAGAAAACTGCTCATCTTAAACCCAACAGACACAGCAGACAAATCTGTGAGCAGTTAGTAAGATGTAAGTAATGCTTGACTTTTATCAACCTCTAGTGGCAACCAGGGAATTGGAGCAGTATCCCTTCTAATTTACTGTGTACATTGGCTATAAATAATCCCATAAATTCCATGTTGATAAGATTAGGATCAGGGAAATAAATAGTTGCGTCACCAGTGAATAATAAACCTATTAAACTCTGACAGACATTTATGACAAAAGCTTGAGATTTTGTGAAATATGCTTTCTTAGCTGATTGGATTGAGACCACTTTCAACTCTGTATAGTAAATGTAAGGCTACAGTGAGCAGCTGGTTATCtttagcataaatactggaaggagggggggggggggggggggggggggggggggagtggaacTAGCCTAGCTCTATCCAAtggtaaaaataaatctgcctTTCAATCAAGATATACCTGGGAGGTTTAGAGGTGCTGGTCGGTGGATTGTGTGACCATGTGACAGCTGTTTCCCTTGTTTCTAGTATGTTGTCTATACAAAGCTAACCAGCTGCCTATTTTAAACTTACAATAGCAAATTTCCCACCAAATATCTTTTACATCAACAATGTCTATTACTTTAAGTGTTTGAATTATAAAAGATTTGAGCAACTGGTTGTTCTGTTCTTAATGGCTCAAAAACTACAGAAAGCCTAAATGTGAAACATAATTTTATGAGACGGACCGCAGATCTTTCACTTACTGGGTTGAACTAGTTATTGCTGGAAGGAAAAGTGAAGAAATCCAAAGAGCTGgggaaaatatagaaaaaagaaaaattaaataaaaaggtgcagtAGATTTGATTCCATGGTAATGTTTAAGATTCAGACCTGCAGTTCATCTTATGAAACAATAAATAGCATCAAGAAACTTTCACCGTACCAGACTTAAACTAACATTCCCGACGAGACTTTGTCCAATTAGGAATAGTCATCAtttacacacaagcacacagtgTCAGCCTAACAGAATCGCACGCGAGCTCAATATCAATCCGCAGCGCATCTAGCGCGAGAGACAAGTAACGTAAAGGGGATTATGTGTGTCGTGCAACAGCCCATCGGGTCTATTGAGCCACGACACCGCAGCTCGCTCCATATGGACCGAGAGCGACCTGTCGATCAGTACGTCTCTGCAACAGCGGTGTTCTTCATCCCCGTACTTCGCTGACCAGACCCTGCCAGTCACTCTCATTCCCCTTAGAGGACTGCATTGGTCTCCGTGGCAGTCCTGGAGCATCTGGCCAAAGTCAGCAGGAGTAAACTCCAGTTCTGTCAAGCAAAGGTTAAATatcttgttgtcatttttggGAATGGCAGACTACAGCCGTCCGTGGATTTCAGATTATGCTCAAATCTCAACCTCTTCGAGATCTGACTAAATCTGCCGTTCAGAACAAAACTACTTTCCTGCAATGGTCAGACATTGCAGAAGAAGCATTggtgtgttgtatatttgtattaagttgtatattatatatttgtattaagttgtatatttgtatactgtattgtattgtattgtgttgtatatttgtattaagttgtatatttgtatactgtattgtattgtattgtgttgtatatttgtattaagttgtatatttgtatactgtattgtattgtattgtgttgtatattttgtgtaagcacactgagagtcaccttaccaagtcaaattccttgtttgtgcaaacttacttggccaattaaacctgatcctgattctgattctgattctgattctgattaaaaACTGATTCAAGCACTAACCCGTACTGACTGGACTGTGTGCAGTTAAAATTACGCATTTGGtggtatttaaatatgttttctttatctaATTAGTAATACAAGTTCTCGTTTAAAGAGTATGTCGGTTAAATACAATATTGTACGacttttttgaaaatatatccgcttttattttgaaggcagaGTGTGTATAATATCAAAAGTGATATTGTTGCTGGAAGACATCCGGTTACAACTTTCAAAAGAAAGGCGTGATTGTGAACATTAAAACGCATGCAATGAAACTTTAAAACCATACGCATGAAATCAAACGCTTATTTGAAAAGTCTACGGTTTTGTATGTTTCATCATAAATGTGATACCTGTGgattgaaaataaaatcagtTGCCAATCACTATAGCGCTACATTGTCCTAACGTTACTTCCGGTGTTATTCTGCCTCTCTGTACGCACACTTGACGCAGCTGCTCGAGTTGGCCGTTTGTCGACGGATTTTGCGTAAATTACGTAACAAACAGCACGCACGCTCGGACCACGGAAGTGCACGCGAGTTACCATCTCGCCGGTGCTATAGCAGAATTTTTTAACATTGATACTCAGCGGACATTGCTTTGTTTTCTACCCGCTATAGTTTGAGGTTAGTACCGACACCCAAAGGCTTTCGTGTTGTGAACTTAACTCACATAGTTACATGTATCTTAACTGTTGTCTGTGAATGCCACAGTCTGTGAATGGGGGGGTAGAATTAACGTTACTGGGTGTGCAGTGAACATTTTGACATGAGGATGCCCCTCGTGTGCATTCTGTATTCTGCCTAATTCTCTCTTCTACAAACTCACAGATTCCTCCACCTGTAATGGAAAATGCCCGTACAGACACGTTCTTGATAACTGGGGGATGTGGCTATTTGGGTTATCGGTAAGAAGAATATCGTACTGTTTATTACTCATGTAAACGAAGTGAGGTTACACATTCACGGTCAGTTAACCCTCGGCAATGGGTTCAGTTGCCCTGGGCCGTAACGCTGCTTCGTGGCCACAAGGTGGCGATATCGCACCAGTTATCGCAGTTCGAATGGCTCTCTGCCTCCCACAGATCCACTGGCAGATTTAGAAGTAGAAATACATGCTTCATGGTCTTTTTATTCTGTTAAAATTCTGAGTTTCACGCAGAgataaattcatatttaataaccTCTTTCCCCCTGCAGCCTGGCATGCTCCCTGCACAGAAAAGGAGCCAAAATAATTCTGTTTGACACGGTCCCGCCGAAACAAGAAGCGCCGGAGGTCTTCACGTTTGTTCAAGGAGATATACGCGAGTATGCACAAGTCGAGGAGGCCATCGCTGGCGCGGACTGTGTATTCCACATCGCCTCCTATGGCATGTCCGGCAGAGAGCAGCTGGACCgccacctgattgaggcagtgAATGTTCAGGGCACGGAGAACGTCCTGAGGGCCTGCGTGGAGCACGGAGTGTCCAGGCTGGTCTACACCAGCACCTTCAACGTGGTGTTCGGGGGCCAAGTGATAGAGAACGGGAATGAAAGCCTCCCTTATCTGCCTCTCCACCTTCACCCCGACCACTACTCCAGAACCAAGTCGCTGGCGGAGATGGCGGTGCTGAAAGCCGATGGCGCGGCACTACCGGACGGCTCCGGGGTGCTGAGATGCTGTGCGCTGCGTCCAGCCGGCATCTACGGGCCCGGTGAGCAGAGGCACCTGCCCAGGATAGTTGGCTACATAGAGAAGGGCATCTTCCGGTTTGTCTACGGTGACCCTGGCAGCCTGGTGGAATTCGTCCATGTGGACAACCTGGTGATGGCACACGAGCTCGCCGCAGAGGCGCTGACCCCGGAGAAGCAGCACCGCTCTGCTGGCCAGGCCTACTTTATCTCAGACGGAAGGCCTGTGAATAATTTTGAATTCTTCAGACCTCTGGTAGAGGGCTTGGGCTATCCTTTCCCCAAACTGTGCCTCCCTGTCTCGCTCATCTACTTTGTTGCCTTTCTCACGGAAATGATCCACCACCTCATCGGGCCCTTCTATAACTTCCAGCCGCTGCTGACACGCACAGAGGTGTATAAGACTGGCGTGACGCATTACTTCAGCATGGCCAAAGCCAAGGCGGAGCTCGGTTATGACCCCCGGGAGTACAACCTGGATGAGGTTGTCCAATGGTTCAGAAGCAGAGGCCACGGGAGAAAATGTCACACCTCCTCCCTCGGTCGCTTGCTACGAGACATCCTGTTTGTTTCCGCCTTTGTTGCTGTggctttctcttttcttccagtCGTTGGTATGTGAGGAGCA containing:
- the sdr42e1 gene encoding short-chain dehydrogenase/reductase family 42E member 1 produces the protein MENARTDTFLITGGCGYLGYRLACSLHRKGAKIILFDTVPPKQEAPEVFTFVQGDIREYAQVEEAIAGADCVFHIASYGMSGREQLDRHLIEAVNVQGTENVLRACVEHGVSRLVYTSTFNVVFGGQVIENGNESLPYLPLHLHPDHYSRTKSLAEMAVLKADGAALPDGSGVLRCCALRPAGIYGPGEQRHLPRIVGYIEKGIFRFVYGDPGSLVEFVHVDNLVMAHELAAEALTPEKQHRSAGQAYFISDGRPVNNFEFFRPLVEGLGYPFPKLCLPVSLIYFVAFLTEMIHHLIGPFYNFQPLLTRTEVYKTGVTHYFSMAKAKAELGYDPREYNLDEVVQWFRSRGHGRKCHTSSLGRLLRDILFVSAFVAVAFSFLPVVGM